A DNA window from Engystomops pustulosus chromosome 6, aEngPut4.maternal, whole genome shotgun sequence contains the following coding sequences:
- the LOC140064669 gene encoding uncharacterized protein: MDAVSIDPPPIAPEPKEKEKHRESKDPPPKDAGKRKITSRRCNMCFYKLSIDYKKAVCKDCIDSLLKEEKSSFMDEMRTFIKGEVQCSLASSLANLIPQEPVQKRQRVEYQSESDIESLEGSVKDSLDLDSTPSTSAVKMESKYLFMSEDLDPLLKAMRDTLKIEEVEEPTSIQDELFGIPKAKKRRVFPINKTLKDLILEEWREPENRISISREFKSRLSFGEEESKIWNSFPKVDVQVTKIAKKTDLPFEDSIQLKDPMDRKADSLLKKTWESSMWNLKSNIATTSVSRTLFYWLSELENHIKDGTPREILLETIPVLKSAAAFVADASAEGVRFSAKEGALSNSARRTLWLRQWTGDFRSKSKLCGLPFQGEYLFGQELDTILEKAADRKKGFPEAKTTQKKQPFRDQKEKRFPYRGKGKQGKWSYPKGGRGRGFLLSSSNTTPSFRK, from the exons ATGGATGCTGTGTCTATAGATCCCCCGCCTatagctcct GAACCGAAAGAGAAGGAGAAGCATAGAGAATCTAAGGATCCACCTCCCAAAGATGCGGGGAAAAGAAAAATTACCTCCCGTCGATGCAACATGTGCTTTTACAAATTGTCTATCGATTATAAAAAAGCAGTTTGCAAGGACTGTATTGATAGCCTCTTGAAAGAGGAAAAGTCATCCTTTATGGACGAAATGAGGACTTTTATAAAAGGGGAGGTTCAGTGTTCGTTAGCTTCATCTCTAGCTAACCTAATACCTCAGGAACCTGTACAAAAAAGACAGAGAGTTGAATATCAATCAGAGTCCGATATAGAATCACTAGAGGGTTCGGTCAAGGACTCCTTAGATTTAGATTCAACTCCATCTACATCAGCAGTAAAAATGGAATCCAAATATCTGTTTATGTCCGAGGATTTAGATCCTCTATTAAAAGCCATGAGAGACACCCTAAAGATTGAAGAGGTTGAAGAACCAACATCTATTCAGGATGAGCTTTTTGGGATCCCTAAGGCTAAAAAGAGACGCGTCTTTCCGATCAATAAGACCCTGAAGGATCTAATCCTTGAGGAATGGAGAGAACCAGAAAATAGAATTTCTATATCAAGAGAGTTTAAGAGTCGTCTATCCTTTGGGGAAGAAGAATCAAAGATCTGGAATTCCTTTCCTAAGGTAGATGTCCAGGTCACAAAAATTGCGAAAAAGACCGATCTTCCCTTTGAAGACTCTATTCAGCTCAAAGATCCCATGGACCGCAAAGCAGACAGCCTGCTGAAAAAGACATGGGAATCgtctatgtggaatcttaaatcgAACATCGCCACTACGTCAGTCTCTCGTACCCTCTTTTACTGGCTATCTGAGCTAGAAAATCACATCAAGGATGGAACACCGAGAGAAATTCTCTTAGAAACAATTCCTGTACTTAAATCAGCAGCAGCCTTTGTTGCGGACGCCTCAGCGGAAGGTGTAAGGTTTAGCGCCAAAGAAGGAGCACTTTCCAATTCGGCAAGGAGAACACTGTGGCTAAGACAGTGGACAGGAGACTTCAGGTCAAAATCTAAACTGTGTGGCCTTCCATTCCAAGGGGAATACCTATTTGGACAGGAATTGGATACCATTCTTGAAAAGGCAGCCGATAGGAAGAAGGGCTTTCCGGAGGCAAAAACAACTCAgaagaagcagccctttcgggaccaAAAAGAAAAGAGATTTCCCtatagagggaaaggaaagcaggGGAAATGGAGCTACCCAAAGGGGGGTAGAGGAAGGGGGTTCCTCCTTAGTTCCAGCAACACCACCCCATCATTTAggaaatga